A window of Halopseudomonas sabulinigri genomic DNA:
ACTTAACCCACGCGTCCTCGGGGTATATTCAACGCATGTTCAAAAAAATTCGTGGCATGTTTTCCAGTGATTTGTCCATCGACCTGGGCACTGCCAACACGCTTATTTACGTTCGGGATCGCGGTATTGTACTGGACGAACCCTCCGTTGTGGCGATTCGTACCACCGCCGGTAATCAGAAAAGCGTGGTCGCTGTCGGTACCGACGCCAAACGCATGCTGGGACGTACGCCCGGCAATATTCAGGCTATTCGCCCGATGAAGGACGGCGTCATCGCTGACTTCAGCGTTTGCGAAAAGATGCTGCAGTACTTTATCAACAAGGTGCATGAAAACAGCTTCATCCAGCCCAGCCCCCGCGTACTCATCTGCGTGCCTTGCAAGTCGACCCAGGTTGAACGCCGCGCGATCCGTGAATCGGCACTGGGTGCTGGCGCCCGTGAGGTGTACCTGATCGAAGAGCCGATGGCGGCTGCCATCGGTGCCGGTCTGCCGGTAGAAGAGGCCCGCGGCTCAATGGTCGTCGACATCGGTGGTGGTACCACTGAAATCGCGCTGATCTCGCTGAACGGCGTGGTCTATGCCGAATCCGTTCGGGTGGGCGGTGACCGCTTTGATGAAGCCATTGTGACCTACGTTCGCCGCAACTACGGCAGCCTGATCGGTGAGTCCACTGCCGAGCGCATCAAGCAGGAAATTGGTGTGGCTTTCCCGGGCGGCGAGACCCTGGAAGTGGACGTGCGCGGCCGCAACCTGGCCGAGGGCGTGCCACGTGCCTTTACGCTGAACTCCAATGAAGTGCTGGAGGCGCTGCAGGAGTCGCTGGCGACCATAGTGCAGGCGGTCAAGAGCGCGCTGGAGCAGTCGCCGCCAGAGCTGGCGTCGGACATTGCCGAGCGTGGCCTGATCCTCACCGGCGGCGGTGCCTTGCTGCGTGATCTGGACAAACTGCTGGCGCAGGAAACCGGTCTGCCGGTGATTGTCGCCGAAGAGCCGTTGACCTGTGTGGCCCGTGGTGGCGGCAAGGCACTGGAAATGATGGATCAGCACACCATGGATCTGCTGTCGACCGAGTGAGTCGCAGGCGGCGGGCGGGCTCAGCGTGCCGGGCTTTCCGGTATGGTCCGGCTTGCCGCTGATCGCATCAAGCTTGTGGCTGCGAGGAGCTTGCCATCAAACCGCTATTTATCAAGGGCCCGTCGCTGGGCGTGCGTCTGATCGTGCTGACGGTGTTGTCCATCGCCCTGATGGTGGTGGACGCTCGTTTTGACGCGCTCAAGCCCCTGCGTTCGCAGCTGGGCCTGTTTGTTTCCCCTCTGT
This region includes:
- the mreB gene encoding rod shape-determining protein MreB: MFKKIRGMFSSDLSIDLGTANTLIYVRDRGIVLDEPSVVAIRTTAGNQKSVVAVGTDAKRMLGRTPGNIQAIRPMKDGVIADFSVCEKMLQYFINKVHENSFIQPSPRVLICVPCKSTQVERRAIRESALGAGAREVYLIEEPMAAAIGAGLPVEEARGSMVVDIGGGTTEIALISLNGVVYAESVRVGGDRFDEAIVTYVRRNYGSLIGESTAERIKQEIGVAFPGGETLEVDVRGRNLAEGVPRAFTLNSNEVLEALQESLATIVQAVKSALEQSPPELASDIAERGLILTGGGALLRDLDKLLAQETGLPVIVAEEPLTCVARGGGKALEMMDQHTMDLLSTE